The following is a genomic window from Malus sylvestris chromosome 7, drMalSylv7.2, whole genome shotgun sequence.
tctccttttacataaatcatgggctcaatgtctggaagcccaagtaacgaggcccaatataatatggtaccaacagtagtccttaaagtcttcagtcaagagagtcttttggctagagacttgaaattcagtccatgtgtgggccaaagtaactagatgttgtctaaaactgatactcgatatgaggcggtgctcaatatgaaatgatgcttaactagAAGTAGTACATGTAGGctactcggcttgtggcgttgaaggtgagggagtcccttttatagaataagggctcgcttctcaatacataaatgatgggctagatttgatgctcgcggcgaagcggttgctcaataggcggcgatgctctttaatgatggtgatggagtccattttatagaataagggctcgctcctcaatacataagtgatgggttaggagtgatgctcatggtgaggcggttgctcagctggcggcaatactctctaatgaaggtgagggagtcctttttatagaataagggtttgctcctcaatacataagtgatgggctaagagtctctatctaatgaaggtgagggagtcccttttataaaataagggttcgctccttaatacatgtattaaggagcgaacccttatttataaatgaaactttcgaagctggacctctataaatgaagctttcgaagctaattgacatgagtgatgtttatgaatgtttatgttgattgacatgagtgatgctcatttgacatgagtgatgctcatgaatgtttatgtatgattgacatgagtgatgctcatgtatgattttttGGAGGATGTGTTGTATTTTTGattacttggttggtgataataacggcaggctgctaaataattttagagtattggacgtacttttgatcacatagttggtgataatagcggcatgctgccgaataattttggagtactgtacgtacttttgatcacctggttcgTGATAATAAAGGGTGAACCTTAAGTAGAGGGATGAaggttggagtttgaagccataAGGTCTGGCTCTCTTGGGCATATAAGCCTTCGtcctccacataacatttcagcccactattttgggcttgctgacattttgcctttttttttggcgtgctgccttctttctttatttatgattaccctCTGGTAGGGTTATACAAatgtctccaaaagataagaaaagtaaatcacatcattcaaaaaagcTGCTGGGACTTGGCAACAGCGAGATTTCTCCCTTCACATCAACCTCAGTGGTCCAGCTGTTGGAGGAAACCTTCACGTGGAGGCATGTTTGGTCAGCAGGCAAATAAATGAGCCAAAAGATAATGTGCTTATCTTTTTCCATGTGGTCGACAGTTACAAATCGTTGGTGCCTACTGCGCTTACTGCGTACtggagagtttttttttttacttttccttttctcttttccatcGCACCTctatctctgtctctgtctctgcgCTGCTGTCATGCAAGTGCACCCAATTAATCATTAATACCTTCTTTGCAGTTTGTCCCCTACCCACTTGAGGTCCTACCCAGTCAAATCCCAATATCtcagattttattttcttctcttcatTGTTGACCATCACCAAGCTTACGCTCTTCGGCACCAACCTCACCGGCTCGATCCCGAAACAAATTTCCACCCTTAGTTCATTCTCCTTGTAGAGAGAACCTAAAATAGTAGCAACTTGTATCTTAACTCCAACTGAACCTGATCGAAGAAGAGAAACAAACACTTGGACTGCTTGAGAGTGAGATCGAACATCACTGAAAGCATTTTCACGAGTATCAATAAGCTTAAGCAACTGCTTCAACAAATACTCATTCTCTTATACAGATGAGGAACTTTGACGCAGCTGCTTAATGCATTGGGTAACACTTGCCAATGTCCCATCTGCATCCTCTATGCTACTACTACGGTCTCGTGAGCCTATTTTTATAAAAGAATGTGGTGTTGGGGGCCCTGAATCTTGAACTTTTGCATCACTATTCCTTTCCAGATCATTAGGTGTAAGGGTGCTGCCATTGGTGGCAGCATACCTCTATCCCACTGTGGTTGCCATGGCAGCTTTGCTGCTACTCTTCAAGATTCCTTAGGAAAAACCAGCGAAGAGAAAAAACCAACTTTGCTTTTCTCCAGATCTACCTCTTACCGAAAGCACCTTAAATAAAAACGGAAGATTAGCACCCCATTTTTCAATCACCTTGTCTCCAATCACACTAGGATCCTGCGAGATCCAGGCCTTGAGACTCAGGGGCTCTGACCCGAGATCCGCATACAATGACCCAGATTCATGAGTCCCGATCCAGAACTTCGCGTACGGCTTGCCCGGGTCGATGTCAGACTCGAAATTGAGCACGAAAAGCCTGTCGACCTTGGAATTATGGCCGACAATGCCCCAATCGTAATTCTTGACGGAGCATCTTAGCCTGACGGGGAGGCGGCTCcgcttctgcttcttcttcatgctCTTGTCCCACGGCGGTTCCATTTTCTCATTTTGAACCGGCCCAAATTACGGGAATAAAAGATGGTATGGAGGGAAAGGTCGTGTCCAGAGCTTGGCGGAGGCGGCAATGCCGAAAACAATGTCGTTTATCTCTGTCGGTTGGTTTGCTTTATTGGGTTGTTAGGTTTTGAGCTGGAGCATTTGGGAAGTCCGATCTTGGGCGGTGGTGGTGTTGCCGGTGGAGAAGGATGAGGAGAGGTGGAGAGGGGTGAAAGGGTCGCTGTCGTCGGAGTAGGCGGCGCGTGAGGTGGAGACGACCTTGAGAGTGTAGACGATGTAAGTGAGAGAGACGAAGTCGAGAAGCCAGACGAGGAGTTTAGGGGTGGCTCAAGATTAGGAGCCGGGTCCAGGAATTGGGGTCTTTGTGGAACTCCGCATCTGATCCTAAATCACTTTCTCTTGATCTTTCTGgcttcctttccttttttctctctaagtctctctctccctcaaagcTCAAGGCTTTTCGCTGCACTCTATTGATTTTGGTCTATCTGAAATCCCTGGTTGTAGATCGAGTACGATATCGGGTTATGCAGATTCATAGTGGACAATGATGAggtctcacggtggtgagatgaaaaaatgaaagcgaaccgacatagctttttgtgtcgtttccccacagacgacgccaaatgttgatgcataaaaccggaggggtcttagaccaacgtaaatccgatcgtgaatcaTGCAAAtgcccaagaacacaaagatgtatcgtggttcaccccaatgtttgggctacgtccacactaatgttGATTATATTTCTCTGTATGGATGTATGAgttacaagtgtgagggggagtccccccagagaaagagagagtttaagagagtttctctgtttgtgagccttgtggcttctgtatgtgaggatgagacctcaggattgtgagggtgaggaggcccttttatagactaagggctcctccccttttacataaatcatAGGCTCAATGTCTAGAAGCCCAAGTAACGAgacccaatataatatggtaccaacaataTCAATTTGGCCTTCCTTAGTAGTGATATCAATTCGATCTTTATAAAAGTTGAATGCTTTAAAATTACAGTGAATAAGTAGTTTATGTTAATGTAGGATACTTTCAACAAAATTCATATAATCATAAGAAACAAAAGTATCACCACAAGGGAGGGACAATCATTCATGCTAGGAAGGCTCACAAAATTGTATAAAATAtgagttatgaaaatttatagttgtattcttatattttaatgatattacaatttgttttctaaccaaaaatagaaaaagaaatatcatACTCCAATTTAGGTGCCCACACAAGGCATCCTTTTTTAAAAACACAATTTTCAACTTTGACACCAATGAATTAGTGTGGCATTGTTTTAGGTGGCACCCATCTATTAAGGGTAGCCATTGTTACTATAGAGACTTCTCTATAGGACATATACACCTATTTAGTGCTTGCTTGGTGGCAATTGAGGTTTGCTACCAATGTCAGTGCCCACTCTTTATAATAGACACCAATGAAAAGGGTGTCCTCTAGCCAAAATTCTAGTAGTGACCTATACAAAatacacaatttttttcttgatCCATATGCTTATGTCCATGCAGATAGAGAGAGGCAACAATTGCTGAGGCTCAAGCTTTAGGGGTAGTAGTTCGCTCTCAAGATCCTTTGTATGGAGGTGTTCAAAGAAATGTGAAGTCTTCAAGTGACAATGTCCATGTTTGTTGGAGGTTTTTGGATAGTTTGGTATTTCTTTGTATATCTCATCGTTTTGTTGTTTACATTAGAAGACTActtgttgtagttttttcttttttgttcggacatcttgtatgtatattttcatatattttataattaaatactttttcttggtttattaattattgtttagaatttaattacaatatttattaaaaattaaacaaaaaatatttttgccaaaaaaaaaaaacaagggtttGAGTGACGCATGtccctacgtcgcgcaaagtggttTTGCGCGACATAGGGACATGAGTCGTGCAAAGTAGTTTTGTGCGACGTAGGGATCTGTGTCTCACAAAGCAGTTTTGAGCAACGCATGTTACTTCTTCGTCACTCAAACCCTACTGTCATTGCCTTACCACGATGGTTAATGCGTGACGAAGGTTCGTTGCGCTAATTTTTGCGCGACGttttttgactttgcgcgatgaaggacctgcgtcgtgcaaagtgttttttgtactagtgcaATCTAAGAGCATGTGTGGtatcatttacaacttttgatAAGGAAAGCTAAATATCTAAAACTAGACTACACACACAGCAGTCGTCCAATCACACATGCACAACAGTTGTTCTAATCACACATGCAGCCAATCCAGACTCCCTAATTGCAGATCTTTCCCCATTGTCATTGAGAAGTTGACCCATGAATACCCAGATGACCTAAACTTTGATTTAGGTTCTGATTTGCCAATTGGTCctaaaaaaattaggaagaaaaatagggAGATGAATGGAGAAAAATAggaagaaaatgagggagaCGAAGAGGAGACGGGTGAAGAAAAAGAGGGTGAGGGATGGAGAAATATTAGGAAGCAAAAGAGGGTGAGGGgagaaaaattaagaattaaaaGGAGGGAGATGAACGAAGAAAAATAGGAAGGAATTCtagaatgaaaaaaatatagaagtataataaaatattaataaatatgaattaaataatataaatattagaatttgttattatttcGTTTCTTAttccgatactgcaccaaatgCTTTACTAAATTAGTTTAACTTAGTCTATTCTAAGCCAGCCCAACTTAGTCTACTCTAAACCAGTCTAGGTTAGTCCTTAAATCTAGGCTAGTCCGaaatagtccggtgcaacaaatgtCTCTttaagatatcaataaatatccAACTCATGTTATAATATGTTATacaaaccttaaatttatttaattaattaccatGAAAATTAATTCCGCTTAGAAGAAAATTAGCGAGTGGTGCTAACAAACCAGGTCTTGGTGTAACGATGAAAATATTAACAAAATTTCTTTTGAAATCTGTCCCATTCAGTTATCCTCTGAAGCATTAAATCTTTTCCCACATAATGCAAAAGACTTGGAGAGAAATCAATCTATGATGGAAGAGAGAAAATTTTGCCTTACGAAGCTGTAGGCAATTCAAAGCGTTAAAGAACTACTTCCTAATATGCATGGTTTCCGAAACTAATTGGtacacaaaaaatttcaaataacaaaAAGCATTGTCACGGAGAACCAACATGCTTGGTATTACTATCAACAAAAGGCGGGATTTGGCAAAAAGAACCGCAAGTTGCGGCTAATCGTAGAAACTTTTTTAATTAAGGAAATTCCTAGGCATTTATTTGCCACGCAGACTACCTTTGCATCACGTCGGTCTCCATTAGATAAAGCTTCCAGAGCTAGTATGACCAGATGCATCGAACCATGACTAGAATTCTTCACCAATTTGTTAAGTTAATAATTTGTAAGAAAAACATACATGaccattgttgatgcacaaaattagtaaggattttggtacaacataaagtgttaagtttgtgaccttcgctagattactccggtcactagtgtggataagtatgtaaatggatagggatagggaagcaaacacaagatgtacgtggttcacccagattggctatgtccacggagtagaggagttctcattaattgtgaaggggtttacacaagtacataggttcaagctctcctttagtgagtactagtgaatgatttagtacaaatgacattaggaaatattgtgagagaatgatctctatttatagaagagtttctaactttattctgacattgacacgtgtcgtgttgtgattggcttctgatgttgacacgtatcgcgttgtgattgacttatgatgtcgacacatgtcgcattgtgattgacctcctggttggagagaaactcttctgggtccttgacggtataacgttgatcagTGCTCAGtaattttgggattggtcaagtatggtacaaacaatactcccctaagttcccgagtgagggaaacccctcggttggggacttgcaagatccaagccgctgagtaatcacaaaacttctaagtactgaagtgtggtatcattttcacttgccttatttgtctcatatgtagatgtgacatcttttctgaaagtacttttcctccatccaggggtggtatccttaatcggtggagatgcacaaggtaatgtatcaatttcacttgaagcttacttgtagtttcaggcttggtcaagcgcgatacaaaccatgtagtaggagtcccccaagtcgccgagctaggagatccgCCGAAATAGGTGATagacaaggtaagtaatcagagctCCCAGCAATCAGTcctagatcagaagtttgatttcgagttccggctgattgttcttattctccctatcttgtagGCAGCAGgaaggataaaaagaagaaaaaagagaatagatgacatgagatacttttgcttttaaagaagtaactttccacaagcttattcttgaactaggctggagggttttctggtttcctctagagtataaggtcaactcaagaatttgagggtcaaaacaagtccatcaaatcaagagtgcgttcgaccttgatgatatgagatacttttgttgttgacaaagtaatagatgaatcgacacgtgttctgttgtGCTTGtatccacatgcttccttgtatcattctcatttgccctatctgttcctcaggcagatgtggtatcttttctggaagcataagatgttgaagatgagtactcgagagcaattccaggtaagtaatcaggcaatgAGTTTCAGGTAgttagttcctgactggaagcttgatttcaagtgctgactgatttctctctttttccttgtcttgcaggtaagaacaaggccaaaggaaaatacagggaaaaaacataatatgggatactcttacttttaaccctgatgatatgagatactctggctctggtgtggcttgtttacagaggtattattggggaaaaaataagctgagtatttcgagagattctgctgagagtgccctctcgaatgtgaagaaaagttaagaattttttttatttgcaggtttgcttggctgtggaggatgaaggtcgacatatgtATGAATTATCCCAACAGTGAGTAGtaacgctgttcctttacctttctcGGTCATATCAATGTAGTATGaactgcaagattcacgtgttttaactttgtcagagcactttgaaaaagtggtttgtggtatctggaaagctgatgttgtgtgtgaagattgcagatagctttatccaaggaaatctggctctcgaagttcagagaacggtgcctcttcgattttcgaacaagcaatcctgtcagggacctggctttcgagattcagagaacggtgcctctttgatttttgagaaaacaatcttgttggaagtatggcttttgagattcggagaacggtgcctcttcgatttttgagaaagcaatcctgttgtgagtctggctctcgagagtcGGATaacagtgcctcttcaatttttgagaaagcaatcctggtggAAGTTTGGTTCTCGAGATTTGgggaatggtgcctcttcgatttttgagcaagtaatcctattgggagtgttttcttgatgtgagtaaaggttggacatttttgccaatctgccttgccacagagcatggaggttgacacacacagggactttctagttattaagcagtggtgctgttcctttacccttgtgggtaatggtagggtagttggaccttcaaaatttatgtatctaaattttgtcagagatctttggcaaagttatctgtggtacccgaggagttgatgttgcgtgtggggattgttgacgtattttactcaggaaaatctgcttctcgaaatccggagagtggtgcctcttcgatttttgaaccaacgaccccgttgccctttcttttataggggcaccaattatgtgcaagaagtacgttcagaaAGTTATTGCTTACATGCATTTTCTCCTTATTTTTGtatttcagagatttattgcacctcatttctgagaatgtctggcccatccgaccgttgttttgacttgaactttggtgaagaggcagccaagccttcttaagacaacatatggtgcccatcattcttatcccttactggtcttcttaccgttggggactttgtgatgaagaatgataagaccgctgcggtggtggccaggaactttctcactcccaaagataacagtcTACTTTCCAAACTgtttgatgagttggttgttaaggattctctggctctcagtgttcagtgtgcaagttctgtgtctaatatggcccaacgcctatttgctcgaacccgccaagttgaatcattggcggctgaagtgataagtctcaaacaggagatcagagggctcaaacatgagaataaacagttgcacaagctcgcacatgactatgctacaaacatgaagaggaagctcgaccagctgcaggaatctgatggttagattttacttgatcatcaaaggtttgtgggtttgttccaaaggcatttattgatttcgtcttctggggttgtaccgcgtaataaagctccaaatgattaacctttgatgcctcctccttctggggttctgcctagtactgaggctctgaataatcaccctccggtgcctcctttttctggggctctgccgactgctaagacttctcctgagtaacctttgtgaatgctccctcttgtttgtttattttaattcatgtatatgtgcatatttgtaacttatcggagatatcaataaacaagctttgctttatttcaacgtattgtgttaaatacaccaaggtctttttcactaagttctttgattttttttcttttgttgaaacttgtatgttgaagctttgagagtgaagcatgtatgttaaGGTAGTGcttccttaatttcctgagtgaggaaaacttctcggttggagacttgaaaaatccaagtcactgagtggtcgttaGACTTTCAAGTATCAAAgtgcagtagcatatgatagGAGTCCCCCATGTCTTCGGTCGAAGAAGTTgatgaatgaggcatttcctttctaagtggtagcccaaaactcattcttcatatatatttgttatgaaagttgttaggcccaaagaagaggaggcttaggcaattttttttttgaattttttttttcgaattttcgaatatttgaatttcctaatatatatatatatatatatatatatatatatatatatatatatatatataagttttgtaggtgaaactttgaggttgaaactttgttggataccatgaattgattttgcttcacactatcttgatcaagatagtgtgaagcttttgtgttgaagatttgtagttgaagcttttgtgggtaaagcctttgtggtgggtaaagcttttgtgggtgaagcttttgttggtgaagcttttatgggtgaagctattgtgggtaaagcttttgtgttgaagttttgtaggtgaagctttgtaggtgaagctttgtaggtgaagcttttgtatgtgAAGTTTTGGAATTGAAGcgttgtaggtgaagcttttgttgagtaccatgaattgattttgcttcacactatcttgatcaagatagtatgaagcttttgagaatttgtaggtgttctccattgatgaagctttgttgaatttccttttttttttcgggaaaactagaaatttgttgaatttctcaatttcccttttttttttgggaaactagaaatttgaaaatgtgggagggacaacatatacaaattttgcttccacactgttgagtaagagattgtgatgtaagccacaccttgtagtagtcgaaggtttggatgaaccatataaattgaatttgctttgaacagtcttgatcaagagtgtgtgaagctttctatgagttgtagttgcccttcattgatgaagcttttgttggcaccataaattggttttgcttcacactgtcttgatcaagagtgtgtgaagcttttgagaattatggttgaactcatttgctgaagctcttgttggcaccataaattggttttgcttcacactgtcttgatcgagagtgtgtgaagcttttgagaattgtggttgccctccatgaTGAAGATCtcgttggcaccataaattggttttgtttcacactgtcttgattaagagtgtgtaaagcttttgagaattatggttgaactccattgatgaagctcttgttggcaccataaattagttttgcttcacactgtcttgatcaaaagtgtgtgaagcttttgagaattgtggttgccctccattgatgaagcttttgttggcaccataaattggttttgcttcacactgtcttgatcaagagtgtgtgaagcttttgagaattgttgttgaactcctttgatgaagctcttgttggcactataaattggttttgctttacactgtcttgattaagaatgtgtgaagcttttgagaattgtggttgaactcctttgatgaagctcttgttggcaccataaattggttttgcttcacactgtcttgatcaagagtgtgtgaagctttctacgagttgtagtgtttgcattgttacagaggagaaatgtcttaAACAGAtgtaagagggctgaatagcttgattttcgtatgccatgcactgaagttgttgttggcttgtaataagactttttttgtgactataactcttgttgagcataaGTGCTCCTCTAGTTGACTTGTCAAGTttaagggttttttattatttgtgaatgctaggagttcacatgtacaagttgtaccacttgtcttaaagtaggtggaatgaatggtgagttgctttcatcacttggttggtgg
Proteins encoded in this region:
- the LOC126630240 gene encoding mannose-6-phosphate isomerase 2-like, producing MEPPWDKSMKKKQKRSRLPVRLRCSVKNYDWGIVGHNSKVDRLFVLNFESDIDPGKPYAKFWIGTHESGSLYADLGSEPLSLKAWISQDPSVIGDKVIEKWGANLPFLFKVLSLLKLIDTRENAFSDVRSHSQAVQVFVSLLRSGSVGVKIQVATILGSLYKENELRVEICFGIEPVRLVPKSVSLVMVNNEEKKIKSEILGFDWVGPQVGRGQTAKKVLMINWVHLHDSSAETETEIEVRWKREKEK